From Triticum aestivum cultivar Chinese Spring chromosome 4A, IWGSC CS RefSeq v2.1, whole genome shotgun sequence, a single genomic window includes:
- the LOC123082271 gene encoding 4-coumarate--CoA ligase-like 7, which yields MSNAHGGAMDARSGYCATTKSFRSLRPPLPLPPADAPLTFPSFALSLLPSPLPAHPALLDAATGEAVSYPAFLSQVRALAAALRSRALPLPLGHGDVAFVLAPSRLDVPVLYLALLAVGVAVSPANPALTAGELSRLVSLSGASVAFAVSSTAAKLPAGLPTVLLDSPRFRSLLRHNEDRGENESAPPLDAGAVHQSATAAIQYSSGTSGRVKAVALSHQSLIAMAAGLHAQHVRSRKGVERNLMSAPMFHSMGFSSVLNGLAQGRTMVVMTDAAARAGLRGMLEAAERWEVTEITAAPPMVLAITRDRYRLKSLVRVVCGGAPLPTPVAEQFRRRFPHVDLRTGYGSTEAGAVSLMVDRDECSHLGSAGRINHNVEAKIVDIVTGEPLSVGQKGELCLSVGHRRALVRRAEGPQGALHRLHTQIAGREDLEEAAVEPSVQNVIKLVRPSVRSSSVFVAMGKKKTYNIHSNYGVDCGVLNVNVQTLLCPLGTCRRSILFFFRLSLVNSHT from the exons ATGTCCAACGCCCACGGCGGAGCCATGGACGCCCGCAGCGGCTACTGCGCAACGACCAAGTCATTCCGCAGCCTccgcccgccgctgccgctgccgccggcggACGCCCCGCTCACATTCCCGTCCTTCGCGCTGTCGCTGCTGCCGTCCCCTCTCCCTGCCCACCCCGCGCTCCTCGACGCCGCCACCGGCGAGGCCGTCTCCTACCCGGCCTTCCTGTCCCAGGTGCGCGCGCTCGCGGCCGCCCTGCGCTCGCGCGCGCTCCCGCTCCCGCTCGGCCACGGCGACGTCGCCTTCGTCCTCGCCCCCTCGCGCCTCGACGTGCCCGTGCTCTACCTCGCGCTCCTCGCCGTCGGCGTCGCCGTGTCCCCGGCCAACCCGGCCCTCACCGCCGGCGAGCTGTCCCGCCTCGTCTCCCTGTCCGGCGCGTCCGTCGCCTTCGCGGTCTCCTCCACCGCCGCCAAGCTCCCCGCCGGCCTCCCCACCGTCCTCCTCGACTCcccgcgcttccgctccctcttgcgCCACAACGAGGACCGAGGGGAGAACGAGTCGGCGCCCCCGCTCGACGCCGGCGCGGTGCACCAGTCCGCGACAGCGGCCATCCAGTACTCCTCCGGCACGTCGGGGCGGGTGAAGGCGGTGGCGCTGTCGCACCAGAGCCTCATAGCGATGGCGGCGGGGCTGCACGCCCAGCACGTGAGGTCGAGGAAGGGCGTCGAGAGGAATCTGATGAGCGCTCCCATGTTCCActccatgggcttctcgtccgtgcTGAACGGGCTGGCGCAGGGGCGGACGATGGTTGTGATGACGGACGCGGCCGCGCGGGCAGGGCTGAGGGGGatgctggaggcggcggagcggtGGGAGGTCACGGAGATAACGGCGGCGCCTCCCATGGTGCTGGCGATAACCAGAGACAGGTACCGGCTGAAGAGCCTGGTGCGGGTGGTCTGCGGCGGAGCCCCTCTGCCGACGCCGGTGGCGGAGCAGTTCCGTCGGCGCTTCCCTCACGTGGATCTACGCACG GGTTATGGCTCAACAGAGGCTGGGGCCGTATCCTTGATGGTCGACCGGGACGAGTGCTCCCACCTAGGCTCCGCTGGCCGCATCAACCACAACGTCGAGGCGAAGATCGTCGACATCGTCACCGGCGAGCCCTTGTCCGTCGGGCAGAAAGGGGAGCTGTGTTTGTCCGTCGGGCACCGGCGAGCCCTTGTCCGTCGGGCAGAAGGTCCGCAAGGTGCTCTTCATCGACTCCATACCCAGATCGCCGGCCGGGAAGATCTTGAGGAGGCAGCTGTCGAGCCATCTGTCCAGAATGTGATCAAGCTTGTGAGACCATCTGTGAGATCCTCGTCCGTATTCGTTGCAATGGGCAAAAAGAAGACTTATAATATCCACAGCAACTATGGTGTGGACTGTGGAGTGCTCAATGTTAATGTTCAAACCTTGTTGTGCCCTCTAGGAACATGTCGCcgaagcattttatttttcttccgcCTGTCACTTGTCAATTCTCATACCTAA